One window from the genome of Streptomyces sp. NBC_01476 encodes:
- a CDS encoding sensor histidine kinase, translated as MTYEELPGPARRRFPAAARPAWPAPLVIAVIQLVGSGVAGRHQTHRVGLDALGCVLLLTGPALLLLRRRLPVAVAAGTCAVTLLYVVLGYPYGPVFAGLVVAFFSAVAAGHRRGVLIVAAVGFAGYVIVGEWLYRWLPPSGAHRMSWQQVSASGAWLLAVLAAAELFRVRREQIARDRRERAEAQRRRADEERMRIARELHDVLAHSISVINVQAGVALALIDERPEQARTALTTIRDASKEALGEVRQVLSTLRAPGEAPRSPAPGLDRLPELVEQAGFAGLTAEVTVEGEVSALPPGADLAAFRIVQEALTNIVRHSGSRTARIHLTHRPDAVEVQVDDDGPAAAAGGESGGLAGSSGSASGNTSGNASAGTGNGLIGMRERAAALGGTVEAGPRPGGGFRVRATLPLPAVGRRPDPARDHPAPAHLARDHPAPDHSAPDHLARDHPAPNHPAPDRLPRDHPRHRPHAEERR; from the coding sequence ATGACGTACGAGGAGCTGCCCGGACCGGCGCGCCGCAGATTCCCCGCCGCCGCACGGCCCGCCTGGCCGGCTCCCCTGGTGATCGCCGTCATCCAGCTGGTCGGCTCCGGGGTGGCCGGACGCCACCAGACGCACCGCGTTGGGCTGGACGCGCTCGGCTGCGTCCTGCTGCTGACCGGCCCCGCCCTGCTCCTGCTCCGCCGCCGCCTGCCGGTGGCGGTCGCGGCCGGCACCTGCGCGGTCACCCTGCTCTACGTCGTACTCGGCTATCCGTACGGGCCGGTCTTCGCCGGTCTCGTCGTCGCCTTCTTCAGCGCGGTCGCCGCCGGGCACCGCCGAGGGGTGCTGATCGTCGCCGCGGTGGGCTTCGCCGGGTATGTGATCGTCGGCGAATGGCTCTACCGGTGGCTGCCGCCGTCCGGTGCCCACCGCATGTCCTGGCAGCAGGTCTCCGCCTCCGGCGCCTGGCTGCTCGCCGTGCTCGCCGCGGCCGAACTGTTCCGGGTCCGCCGGGAGCAGATCGCCAGGGACCGCCGCGAACGCGCCGAAGCCCAGCGGCGCCGGGCGGACGAGGAACGGATGCGGATCGCCCGCGAACTGCACGACGTGCTCGCGCACAGCATCTCGGTGATCAATGTCCAGGCCGGTGTCGCCCTGGCCCTGATCGACGAGCGACCCGAGCAGGCCCGCACCGCCCTCACCACCATCAGGGACGCGAGCAAGGAAGCGCTGGGCGAGGTGCGCCAGGTGCTCAGCACCCTGCGGGCCCCCGGTGAGGCGCCCCGCTCGCCGGCTCCCGGCCTCGACCGGCTGCCGGAACTGGTCGAGCAGGCCGGTTTCGCCGGCCTCACCGCCGAGGTCACGGTGGAGGGCGAGGTCTCCGCACTTCCCCCTGGCGCCGACCTCGCCGCCTTCCGTATCGTCCAGGAGGCGCTCACCAACATCGTGCGGCACTCCGGCTCCCGGACCGCCCGCATCCACCTCACCCACCGGCCGGACGCCGTCGAGGTCCAGGTCGACGACGACGGCCCGGCCGCAGCGGCGGGCGGCGAGAGCGGCGGACTGGCCGGCAGCAGCGGCTCCGCCAGTGGCAACACCAGCGGCAACGCCAGCGCCGGCACCGGCAACGGCCTGATCGGCATGCGCGAACGCGCCGCGGCGCTCGGCGGCACCGTCGAGGCCGGCCCGCGCCCCGGCGGCGGCTTCCGGGTCCGGGCCACACTGCCACTGCCCGCCGTCGGCCGGCGGCCTGACCCGGCTCGTGATCACCCGGCCCCCGCCCACCTCGCCCGCGATCACCCGGCTCCCGATCACTCCGCGCCCGACCACCTCGCCCGCGATCACCCGGCCCCCAACCACCCGGCCCCCGACCGCCTACCCCGCGATCACCCGCGCCACCGCCCTCACGCCGAGGAGCGCCGATGA
- a CDS encoding TetR/AcrR family transcriptional regulator, with the protein MSVIRGARERARVEVTAAIKDEARKQLAAEGAARLSLRAVARELGMVSSALYRYFPSRDDLLTALIVDAYDAIGATAEAALAAAVGDQADPLDRWIAVCRAARDWAVAHPHEYALIYGSPVPGYSAPPDTIAPAARVALALTEVIRDAHRAGRLGEPQGRPLATPVRADAGRLAADLAPDLPIPVIAALVGGWAQVFGIISFEVFGQFNNVVEARSAFFDQAAAAVATQIGLRVLPGE; encoded by the coding sequence ATGAGCGTGATCCGAGGAGCCAGGGAACGGGCCCGCGTCGAAGTGACCGCGGCCATCAAGGACGAGGCCAGGAAGCAGCTCGCCGCCGAGGGCGCGGCCCGGCTCTCGCTGCGGGCCGTCGCCCGCGAACTGGGCATGGTCTCCTCGGCCCTCTACCGGTACTTCCCGAGCCGGGACGACCTGCTCACCGCCCTCATCGTCGACGCGTACGACGCGATAGGCGCCACCGCGGAAGCCGCACTCGCCGCTGCCGTCGGCGATCAGGCCGACCCCCTCGACCGCTGGATCGCGGTCTGCCGGGCCGCCCGCGACTGGGCGGTGGCCCATCCGCACGAGTACGCCCTGATCTACGGCTCGCCGGTCCCCGGCTACAGCGCGCCGCCCGACACCATCGCCCCCGCCGCACGGGTCGCCCTGGCGCTGACCGAGGTGATCCGCGACGCCCACCGCGCCGGGCGGCTCGGCGAACCGCAGGGCCGCCCGCTGGCCACGCCGGTCCGCGCCGACGCCGGCCGGCTCGCCGCCGATCTCGCTCCCGATCTGCCGATCCCGGTGATCGCCGCCCTGGTCGGCGGCTGGGCGCAGGTCTTCGGCATCATCAGCTTCGAGGTGTTCGGCCAGTTCAACAATGTGGTGGAGGCCAGGAGCGCCTTCTTCGACCAGGCCGCCGCAGCCGTGGCCACCCAGATCGGGCTCCGCGTACTCCCGGGGGAGTAG
- a CDS encoding nitroreductase family deazaflavin-dependent oxidoreductase, whose protein sequence is MSEQAVHVQKPGWITVHVLNRSVSLLTRAGISVWGSRVLAVRGRKSGEWRRTPVNLLTLDGNRYLVAPRGHVQWTHNMRVAGGGELLLGKKTEEFTATEVADDDKPAILRAYLKRWKAEVGVFFGGVGPDSTDEQLRAIAPDHPIFQVHHVDAR, encoded by the coding sequence ATGTCCGAGCAGGCCGTCCATGTGCAGAAGCCCGGCTGGATCACGGTCCACGTCCTGAACCGGAGCGTGAGCCTGCTGACCAGGGCCGGCATCAGCGTCTGGGGTTCACGCGTGCTGGCGGTGCGCGGCCGCAAGAGCGGTGAGTGGCGGCGCACCCCGGTCAATCTGCTGACGCTGGACGGGAACCGCTATCTGGTGGCCCCGCGCGGCCACGTGCAGTGGACGCACAACATGCGGGTGGCCGGCGGCGGCGAGCTGCTGCTGGGCAAGAAGACCGAGGAGTTCACCGCGACCGAGGTCGCCGACGACGACAAGCCGGCCATCCTGCGGGCGTACCTCAAGCGCTGGAAGGCCGAGGTCGGCGTCTTCTTCGGCGGGGTGGGACCGGATTCCACCGACGAGCAGTTGCGCGCGATAGCGCCCGATCACCCGATATTCCAGGTCCACCACGTCGACGCGAGGTGA
- a CDS encoding geranylgeranyl reductase family protein, with product MSGEEAQDSGAVDGETSSVWDVVVIGAGPAGASAAHAAAVTGRRVLLLEKAVLPRYKTCGGGIIGYSRDALPPGFELPLRERVHAVTFSLNGRLSRTKRSRQMLFGLINRPEFDAGLVEAAKTAGAEVRTGVTVNRVEQHGPGVPDRRTVAVIVNSDGKRGEEEEIVYARAVVGADGSASRIGAHVGVKLDQVDLGLESEIPVPPSVAEDWAGRVLIDWGPLPGSYGWVFPKGDSLTVGVISARGDGGATKRYLDDFVARLGLSGFEPSVSSGHLTRCRADDSPLSRGRVLVCGDAAGLLEPWTREGISYALRSGRLAGEWAVRIAESHDAVDARRQALNYAFAVKAGLGVEMGVGRRMLNLFERRPGLLHAALTTFPPAWRAFAGITRGKISLAELVRTHPLARRALSAADRG from the coding sequence GTGAGCGGTGAAGAGGCGCAGGACAGTGGTGCCGTGGACGGCGAGACCTCCTCGGTCTGGGACGTCGTGGTGATCGGCGCGGGTCCGGCCGGAGCCTCGGCCGCCCACGCGGCGGCCGTGACGGGCCGCCGGGTCCTGCTGCTGGAGAAAGCCGTGCTTCCCCGGTACAAGACGTGCGGCGGCGGCATCATCGGCTACTCCCGGGACGCGCTGCCGCCCGGCTTCGAACTGCCGCTGCGCGAGCGGGTGCACGCGGTCACCTTCAGCCTCAACGGCAGGCTGTCGCGGACCAAGCGCTCCCGGCAGATGCTCTTCGGCCTGATCAACCGGCCCGAGTTCGACGCGGGGCTGGTCGAGGCGGCCAAGACGGCAGGCGCCGAGGTCCGTACCGGTGTCACCGTCAACCGTGTCGAGCAGCACGGTCCCGGTGTTCCCGACCGCCGCACCGTGGCGGTGATAGTCAACTCCGACGGCAAGCGCGGCGAGGAAGAAGAGATCGTCTATGCCCGCGCCGTGGTCGGCGCGGACGGCAGCGCCAGCCGGATAGGAGCACATGTCGGCGTCAAGCTGGACCAGGTGGACCTCGGGCTGGAGTCCGAGATCCCGGTGCCGCCCTCGGTGGCCGAGGACTGGGCCGGCCGGGTGCTCATCGACTGGGGGCCGCTGCCCGGCAGCTACGGCTGGGTCTTCCCCAAGGGCGACTCGCTCACCGTGGGCGTGATCTCCGCACGCGGTGACGGCGGTGCCACCAAGCGCTACCTCGACGACTTCGTGGCCCGGCTCGGCCTGTCCGGTTTCGAACCCAGTGTCTCCTCCGGCCACCTCACCCGCTGCCGCGCCGACGACTCCCCGCTCTCCCGCGGCCGGGTGCTGGTCTGTGGTGACGCCGCCGGGCTGCTCGAACCCTGGACCCGGGAAGGCATCTCCTACGCGCTGCGCTCCGGGCGCCTCGCGGGGGAGTGGGCGGTACGCATCGCCGAGTCGCACGACGCCGTGGACGCCCGCCGCCAGGCGCTCAACTACGCCTTCGCGGTGAAGGCCGGACTCGGAGTAGAGATGGGAGTGGGCCGCCGTATGCTCAACCTCTTCGAGCGGCGCCCCGGCCTGCTGCACGCCGCCCTCACCACCTTCCCGCCCGCCTGGCGGGCCTTCGCTGGGATCACCCGCGGCAAGATCTCGCTCGCCGAACTCGTCCGCACCCACCCGCTGGCCCGCCGTGCGCTGAGCGCGGCCGACCGCGGCTGA
- a CDS encoding dipeptidase, translating to MPLPSVPLADTVASLIPRAKAELTQLVSFASVADERQFPRSECEKAAAWVAGALRQEGFQDVALLDTPDGTQSVYGFLPGPADAPTVLLYAHYDVQPPLDESGWLSPPFELTERDGRWYGRGAADCKGGVLMHLTAVRALKEQGTVPVNVKVIVEGSEEQGTGGLERYAEEHPELLTADTIVIGDSGNFRMGLPTVTSTLRGMVLMEVRVATLEGNLHSGQFGGAAPDALAALIRILSSLHDESGAATVDGLDGDGHWPGIAYEEADFRQDAGVLDGVGLVGTGEVADRLWARPSVTVLGIDAPPVVGATPSVQATAAALVSVRIPAGFDAGKTAEALTAHLRSAAPWGAKVEVTQRGSGQPFAADTSSPAYEAMAEAMREAYGQEMAIAGQGGSIPLCNTLATLYPRAEILLIGLSGPDARIHAVNESVSPQELELMSLTEALFLRRYAASQSAGLGV from the coding sequence ATGCCGTTGCCGTCCGTTCCGCTTGCCGACACCGTGGCATCCCTCATCCCCCGGGCCAAAGCCGAGCTGACGCAGCTCGTGTCGTTCGCTTCGGTGGCCGACGAGCGCCAGTTTCCCCGGAGCGAATGCGAGAAGGCCGCGGCCTGGGTCGCGGGTGCGCTGCGGCAGGAGGGGTTCCAGGATGTCGCTCTGCTCGACACGCCCGACGGCACCCAGTCGGTGTACGGCTTCCTGCCAGGACCAGCCGACGCCCCGACGGTGCTGCTCTACGCGCACTACGACGTTCAGCCGCCGCTGGACGAGTCCGGGTGGCTGTCACCGCCCTTCGAGCTGACCGAGCGGGACGGCCGCTGGTACGGGCGCGGCGCGGCGGACTGCAAGGGCGGTGTGCTGATGCACCTGACCGCAGTGCGGGCGCTGAAGGAGCAGGGCACGGTGCCGGTCAACGTCAAGGTGATCGTGGAGGGTTCCGAGGAGCAGGGCACCGGCGGCCTGGAGCGGTACGCAGAGGAGCACCCGGAGCTGCTGACCGCCGACACCATCGTCATCGGCGACTCGGGCAACTTCCGGATGGGACTGCCCACGGTGACCTCCACGCTGCGCGGCATGGTGCTGATGGAGGTACGGGTGGCGACGCTGGAGGGCAATCTGCACTCCGGGCAGTTCGGCGGTGCGGCGCCGGACGCGCTGGCCGCGCTGATCCGGATCCTCTCCTCGCTGCACGACGAGAGCGGCGCCGCCACCGTGGACGGGCTGGACGGCGACGGACACTGGCCCGGGATCGCCTACGAGGAGGCGGACTTCCGGCAGGACGCCGGTGTGCTGGACGGGGTGGGGCTGGTCGGCACCGGTGAGGTGGCGGACCGGCTGTGGGCCCGCCCGTCGGTGACCGTCCTCGGCATCGACGCGCCCCCGGTGGTCGGCGCCACACCTTCCGTGCAGGCCACGGCGGCCGCCCTGGTGAGCGTACGAATCCCGGCCGGTTTCGACGCCGGGAAGACCGCCGAGGCGCTGACCGCCCACCTCCGGTCGGCCGCCCCCTGGGGCGCGAAGGTCGAGGTGACGCAGCGCGGCAGCGGGCAGCCCTTCGCCGCCGACACCAGCAGCCCGGCGTACGAGGCGATGGCCGAGGCGATGCGGGAGGCGTACGGGCAGGAGATGGCGATCGCCGGACAGGGCGGTTCGATCCCGCTCTGCAACACACTGGCCACCCTCTACCCGCGGGCGGAGATCCTGCTGATCGGCCTGAGCGGGCCGGATGCCCGCATCCACGCGGTCAACGAGAGCGTGTCACCGCAGGAGTTGGAGCTGATGTCCCTGACCGAGGCGCTCTTCCTCCGGCGCTACGCCGCCTCCCAGTCGGCGGGCCTGGGCGTCTGA
- a CDS encoding NUDIX domain-containing protein, which yields MIIWVNGAFGAGKTTAAREMLDLIPASTLYEPEVLGGCLRQLLPEKRLQEATDYQELPIWRRLVVETAAALLNEVGGVLVTPMTLLRQDHRDEIFGGLAARGIEVRHVLLEPGETILRERIAARRADPAADPTNVPTNVPTNVPTNDPTNDPTNDPATGPTDAPANHPADDRDEPARRWALDRIADYQEALAWLTEDAYLLPTAGLTPRQTALAVAEAVGRGAGACGIVQTPEPRAETVAAGVLLFDDADRVLLVDPTYKPGWEFPGGIVERGESPARAGHREVAEELGLELTRGLELLVVDWEPPQPPGHGGLRLIFDGGRVPTADIDRLLLPDAELRGWRFVTEDEAAGLLPPLRLDRLRWALRAREQGRPLNLEAGHPAE from the coding sequence GTGATCATCTGGGTGAACGGGGCGTTCGGCGCGGGCAAGACCACCGCGGCACGCGAAATGCTTGACCTGATACCGGCAAGCACCCTGTACGAACCCGAGGTCCTCGGCGGCTGTCTGCGCCAGTTGCTGCCCGAGAAACGGCTCCAGGAAGCCACCGATTACCAGGAACTCCCCATCTGGCGCCGGCTGGTGGTCGAGACCGCCGCCGCGCTGCTGAACGAGGTCGGCGGGGTGCTCGTCACCCCGATGACCCTGCTCCGGCAGGACCACCGCGACGAGATCTTCGGCGGGCTCGCGGCCCGCGGCATCGAGGTCCGTCATGTGCTCCTCGAGCCTGGAGAAACGATCCTGCGTGAGCGGATCGCCGCACGCCGGGCAGACCCCGCAGCGGATCCCACCAACGTCCCCACCAACGTCCCCACCAACGTCCCCACCAACGACCCCACCAACGACCCCACCAACGACCCGGCCACCGGTCCCACCGACGCCCCCGCCAACCACCCCGCCGACGACCGCGACGAGCCGGCCCGCCGCTGGGCGCTGGACCGGATCGCCGACTACCAGGAGGCGCTGGCCTGGCTCACCGAGGACGCGTACCTGCTGCCCACCGCCGGGCTGACCCCCCGGCAGACCGCCCTCGCGGTCGCCGAGGCGGTCGGCCGCGGCGCCGGTGCCTGCGGGATCGTGCAGACCCCGGAGCCGCGCGCCGAGACCGTGGCCGCCGGGGTGCTGCTCTTCGACGACGCCGACCGGGTGCTGCTGGTCGACCCCACCTACAAACCCGGCTGGGAGTTCCCCGGCGGCATCGTGGAACGCGGTGAGTCGCCGGCCCGGGCCGGACACCGCGAAGTCGCCGAGGAACTCGGCCTGGAACTCACCCGCGGCCTCGAACTCCTCGTGGTCGACTGGGAACCGCCCCAACCACCAGGCCACGGCGGCCTCCGGCTGATCTTCGACGGCGGCCGGGTGCCCACCGCGGACATCGACCGGCTGCTGCTGCCCGACGCCGAACTGCGCGGCTGGCGCTTCGTCACCGAGGACGAGGCCGCAGGACTGCTGCCCCCGCTCCGCCTCGACCGTCTCCGCTGGGCGCTGCGGGCCCGCGAGCAGGGCCGCCCCCTCAACCTGGAAGCGGGCCACCCGGCGGAGTGA
- a CDS encoding ROK family protein — protein MQPFGATGPLVAALDIGGTKIAGALVDAQGRLVARALRPTPAAEDGETVMRAVGEVVAGLRAAPQWPAAVAVGIGSAGPVDAAHGTVSPVNVPGWREFPLVPRVAEAAGGLPVVLTGDGVAMTAAEHWQGAARGYDNALCMVVSTGVGGGLVLGGTLLPGPTGNAGHIGHISVDLDGDPCPCGSRGCVERIASGPNIARRAVESGWRPPQGTAPTAAAVASSARAGDPLAIASFDRAAKALAAGIAATATLVEIHVAVIGGGVANAGPLLFDPLRDHLTHYATLSFAAGVEVVPAKLGTDAGLVGAAAAAAEALGLESFTSGG, from the coding sequence ATGCAGCCCTTCGGCGCGACAGGTCCACTCGTGGCCGCACTGGACATCGGCGGTACGAAGATCGCCGGGGCGCTCGTCGACGCGCAGGGACGGCTGGTGGCGCGGGCGCTGCGGCCGACGCCGGCGGCCGAGGACGGCGAGACGGTGATGCGGGCGGTCGGCGAGGTGGTCGCCGGGCTCCGGGCCGCCCCGCAGTGGCCCGCGGCGGTGGCGGTCGGCATCGGCAGCGCGGGACCGGTCGACGCGGCGCACGGCACGGTCAGCCCGGTCAACGTGCCCGGCTGGCGCGAATTCCCGCTCGTCCCGAGGGTCGCCGAGGCGGCCGGCGGGCTCCCGGTCGTGCTCACCGGTGACGGTGTCGCGATGACCGCGGCCGAGCACTGGCAGGGCGCCGCCCGCGGCTACGACAACGCGCTGTGCATGGTGGTCTCCACCGGCGTCGGCGGCGGCCTGGTGCTGGGCGGCACGCTGCTGCCCGGGCCGACCGGCAACGCCGGCCACATCGGCCACATCAGCGTTGACCTCGACGGTGACCCGTGCCCCTGCGGGTCGCGCGGCTGTGTCGAACGCATCGCCAGCGGCCCCAACATCGCCCGCCGCGCCGTCGAGTCCGGCTGGCGCCCGCCGCAGGGGACCGCCCCCACGGCCGCCGCGGTCGCCTCTTCCGCGCGTGCCGGGGACCCGCTGGCCATCGCCTCCTTCGACCGTGCCGCGAAGGCGCTGGCGGCGGGTATCGCCGCGACCGCGACGCTCGTCGAGATCCACGTCGCGGTCATCGGCGGCGGCGTCGCCAACGCGGGCCCGCTCCTCTTCGACCCCCTGCGCGACCACCTCACCCACTACGCCACTCTCTCCTTCGCCGCCGGGGTCGAGGTCGTCCCGGCGAAGCTCGGCACGGACGCGGGGCTGGTGGGGGCGGCGGCGGCAGCGGCCGAGGCGCTGGGTCTGGAGTCCTTCACGTCGGGGGGCTGA
- a CDS encoding LacI family DNA-binding transcriptional regulator, which yields MKDVAARAGVGLKTVSRVVNEEAGVTPDTVARVQAAIDALGFRRNDSARLLRTRRTASVGLVLEDLADPFYAALSRAVEDVARSHGALLFTGSSAEDPRREQELVLAFCARRVDGLVVVPAADDHRYLSPEIEAGVATVFVDRPAGRLDADVVLTDNAGGTRAGVAHLVAHGHRRIGFIGDLPGIHTAGERLRGYREAMAAAGLTVRPDWYAMGPTNPERVRATLDVMLNGPEPVTALLAGNNRVTVTAVRVLSALTRPVALVGFDDFELADLLDPPVTVVAQDAPGLGRTAAQLLFRRLDGIGDEEPTRIELPARLIVRGSGEIPPAS from the coding sequence ATGAAAGATGTCGCCGCCCGCGCGGGCGTCGGTCTCAAGACGGTCTCCAGGGTGGTGAACGAGGAAGCCGGGGTCACACCGGACACGGTCGCCCGGGTGCAGGCGGCGATCGACGCGCTGGGCTTCCGCCGCAACGACAGTGCGCGGCTGCTGCGCACCCGGCGCACCGCAAGCGTCGGGCTGGTGCTGGAGGACCTCGCGGACCCGTTCTACGCCGCGCTCAGCCGGGCGGTGGAGGACGTGGCCCGCTCGCACGGGGCGCTGCTCTTCACCGGGTCGAGCGCCGAGGACCCGCGCCGCGAGCAGGAGCTGGTGCTGGCCTTCTGCGCCCGCCGGGTGGACGGTCTCGTGGTGGTGCCGGCCGCCGACGACCACCGCTATCTGAGCCCGGAGATCGAGGCGGGCGTCGCCACCGTCTTCGTGGACCGGCCGGCCGGCCGACTGGACGCGGATGTAGTGCTCACCGACAACGCGGGCGGCACCCGGGCCGGCGTGGCGCACCTGGTCGCGCACGGCCACCGCAGGATCGGCTTCATCGGCGACCTGCCCGGCATCCACACTGCGGGCGAGCGGCTGCGCGGTTACCGGGAGGCGATGGCCGCCGCGGGGCTGACGGTGCGTCCCGACTGGTACGCGATGGGCCCCACCAACCCCGAGCGGGTCCGCGCCACCCTCGATGTGATGCTCAACGGGCCGGAGCCGGTCACCGCGCTCCTCGCCGGCAACAACCGGGTCACCGTCACCGCGGTACGTGTCCTGTCCGCGCTGACCCGGCCGGTCGCCCTGGTCGGCTTCGACGACTTCGAACTCGCCGACCTGCTCGACCCGCCGGTGACCGTGGTCGCGCAGGACGCGCCGGGCCTCGGCCGCACCGCGGCGCAGCTGCTCTTCCGCCGGCTGGACGGCATCGGTGACGAGGAGCCGACCCGGATCGAGCTGCCGGCCCGGCTCATCGTCCGCGGCTCCGGCGAGATCCCGCCCGCTTCCTGA
- a CDS encoding DUF6986 family protein, giving the protein MAAVTTLADAVRSGVAASLAATDAELARRYPGDPGTRQPVHTVYVPADAFTAGTVRAWGDQALAALDAHAPDATALAAVLGLPGSLAGQVHDRVRAKLRREPVEDLRIDFEDGYGPRPDSEEDAAALAAARTVTAAVADGTAPPYLGIRMKCMEAAVRDRGIRTLDLFLTALFDGGGLPAGLVLTLPKVTFPAQVTAMVRLCDAFERAAGLPAGRIGFEIQIETTQAILGPDGTATVPRLIDAAQGRATGLHYGTFDYSAACGISAAHQSLDHPVADYAKAVMQAAAAGTGVRLSDGSTNVLPVGPAAQVHAAWQLHYGLVRRSLARGYYQGWDMHPAHLPTRYAATYAFYREGLDTAAARLAAYTAKTGGDVLDEPATARALSGYLLRGLDCGAVDMPEVADRTGLTRAALDGLAGR; this is encoded by the coding sequence ATGGCTGCCGTGACGACACTCGCGGACGCGGTACGGAGCGGTGTCGCCGCCTCACTGGCGGCCACCGACGCCGAACTGGCCCGCCGCTACCCCGGCGACCCCGGCACCCGCCAGCCCGTGCACACCGTCTATGTGCCCGCCGACGCCTTCACCGCCGGGACCGTACGCGCCTGGGGAGACCAGGCCCTGGCCGCGCTCGACGCCCACGCCCCGGACGCCACCGCCCTCGCCGCGGTCCTCGGCCTGCCGGGGAGCCTCGCCGGGCAGGTGCACGACCGGGTGCGGGCCAAGCTGCGCCGCGAACCCGTCGAAGACCTGCGGATCGACTTCGAGGACGGCTACGGACCGCGTCCTGACAGCGAGGAGGACGCCGCCGCCCTCGCTGCCGCCCGCACCGTGACCGCGGCCGTCGCCGACGGCACCGCGCCGCCGTACCTCGGCATCCGGATGAAGTGCATGGAGGCCGCCGTACGCGACCGTGGCATCCGCACCCTCGACCTCTTCCTCACCGCGCTGTTCGACGGCGGCGGCCTGCCGGCCGGGCTGGTCCTGACGCTGCCCAAGGTCACCTTCCCGGCGCAGGTGACCGCGATGGTGCGGCTGTGCGACGCGTTCGAGCGGGCCGCCGGGCTGCCGGCCGGGCGGATCGGCTTCGAGATCCAGATCGAGACCACGCAGGCCATCCTCGGCCCGGACGGCACCGCCACGGTGCCCCGGCTGATCGACGCCGCCCAGGGCCGCGCCACCGGACTCCACTACGGCACCTTCGACTACAGCGCGGCCTGCGGAATCAGCGCCGCCCACCAGTCGCTCGACCACCCGGTCGCCGACTACGCCAAGGCCGTGATGCAGGCCGCCGCCGCGGGCACCGGGGTACGGCTCAGCGACGGCTCCACCAATGTGCTCCCGGTCGGCCCCGCCGCGCAGGTGCACGCCGCCTGGCAGCTGCACTACGGCCTGGTCCGCCGCTCGCTGGCCCGCGGCTACTACCAGGGCTGGGACATGCACCCGGCGCACCTGCCCACCCGGTACGCGGCCACCTACGCCTTCTACCGCGAGGGACTGGACACGGCCGCCGCCCGGCTGGCCGCCTATACGGCGAAGACCGGCGGCGACGTGCTGGACGAGCCCGCCACCGCCCGGGCGCTCAGCGGCTATCTGCTGCGCGGCCTGGACTGCGGCGCGGTCGACATGCCGGAGGTGGCCGACAGGACCGGCCTGACCCGGGCGGCGCTCGACGGGCTGGCCGGGCGGTAG
- a CDS encoding electron transfer flavoprotein subunit alpha/FixB family protein, whose product MAEVLVYVDHVDGAVRKPTLELLTLARRIGEPVAVHLGPGADTAAAVLAEHGAVKVLTADAPEFADYLVVPKVDALEAAAKAVSPAAVLVPSSAEGKEIAARLALRLGSGVITDAVDLTAGDSGPVATQSAFAAAFTTKSRVSKGTPVITVKPNSAPVEPAPAAGTVEQLAVTFGPLATGTKVVQRTERKASGRPELTEAAIVVSGGRGVNGAENFSVIEQLADSLGAAVGASRAAVDAGWYPHSNQVGQTGKSVSPQLYIANGISGAIQHRAGMQTSKTIVAVNKDAEAPIFDLVDFGVVGDLFQVVPQLTEEVKARKG is encoded by the coding sequence ATGGCTGAAGTCCTCGTCTACGTCGACCATGTGGACGGTGCCGTCCGCAAGCCGACCCTCGAACTGCTCACCCTGGCCCGCCGGATCGGCGAGCCGGTCGCGGTCCACCTCGGCCCCGGCGCCGACACCGCGGCCGCGGTGCTCGCCGAGCACGGCGCGGTGAAGGTGCTCACCGCCGACGCGCCCGAGTTCGCCGACTACCTCGTGGTGCCCAAGGTCGACGCCCTGGAGGCCGCCGCCAAGGCGGTGTCCCCGGCCGCGGTCCTGGTGCCCTCCTCCGCCGAGGGCAAGGAGATCGCCGCCCGCCTCGCGCTGCGGCTCGGCTCCGGCGTCATCACCGACGCGGTGGACCTGACCGCGGGTGACAGCGGCCCGGTCGCCACCCAGTCGGCGTTCGCCGCCGCCTTCACCACCAAGTCCCGTGTCAGCAAGGGCACCCCGGTGATCACCGTGAAGCCCAACTCGGCGCCCGTCGAGCCCGCCCCCGCGGCCGGCACCGTCGAGCAGCTCGCGGTGACCTTCGGGCCGCTGGCCACCGGCACCAAGGTGGTCCAGCGCACCGAGCGCAAGGCCAGCGGGCGCCCGGAGCTGACCGAGGCCGCGATCGTGGTCTCGGGCGGCCGGGGTGTCAACGGCGCCGAGAACTTCTCGGTCATCGAGCAGCTGGCCGACTCGCTCGGTGCGGCCGTCGGCGCCTCGCGCGCCGCGGTGGACGCCGGCTGGTACCCGCACAGCAACCAGGTCGGCCAGACCGGCAAGTCGGTCTCGCCGCAGCTGTACATCGCCAACGGCATCTCCGGCGCGATCCAGCACCGGGCCGGCATGCAGACCTCGAAGACCATCGTGGCCGTCAACAAGGACGCGGAGGCCCCGATCTTCGACCTGGTCGACTTCGGCGTCGTCGGCGACCTCTTCCAGGTCGTCCCGCAGCTCACCGAGGAGGTCAAGGCCCGCAAGGGCTGA